A DNA window from Hevea brasiliensis isolate MT/VB/25A 57/8 chromosome 2, ASM3005281v1, whole genome shotgun sequence contains the following coding sequences:
- the LOC110634598 gene encoding uncharacterized protein LOC110634598: MRVSFSGIGNALPFSRIFRQLEQEMETVIKVLQPGPLGIVEHKFSAEEIQEANVTVRRAVENWRRNANLEHRSDILKDFINK; encoded by the exons ATGCGCGTATCTTTTTCTGGGATAGGAAATGCTTTGCCGTTTTCAAGAATCTTTAG GCAGCTTGAGCAAGAGATGGAAACTGTGATTAAGGTTTTGCAGCCTGGACCATTGGGAATAGTGGAACACAAGTTCTCTGCTGAGGAGATACAAGAGGCAAATGTTACAGTTCGTAGGGCAGTTGAGAATTGGCGAAGAAATGCAAATCTAGAGCACAGAAGTGACATTCTAAAAGATTTTATCAACAAGTAA
- the LOC110634607 gene encoding BTB/POZ domain-containing protein At1g03010-like isoform X1, giving the protein MGVVTVAELKPSISGKRSFRPSSSIRHATECSTSIILPSCRPISDVSSDLTVEIGASSFALHKFPLVSRSGRIRKLLLEAKDSKVSRINIPAVPGGAEAFELAAKFCYGVNVDITLSNVAILLCAAHFLEMTEDFAEKNLEARAEAYLKEMVLPNISSSICVLHRCEVLLPISEEINLVSRLVNAIASNACKEQLTSGLLKLDHNFPAKQANIEPETPSEWWGKALTVLNLDFFQRVLSAVKSKGLKQDMISKILINYAHNSLQGLVVRDPHLVKGSLLDLELQKKQRVIVEAIVSLLPTQSRKSPVPMAFLSSLLKTAIAASATTSCRSDLERRIGLQLDQAILEDILIPANSHGNSHSTMYDADSILRIFSMFLNLDEDDDEDNHLRDESEMVYDFDSPGSPKQSSILKVSKLLDNYLAEVALDSNLMPSKFIALAEVLPDHARIVSDGLYRAVDIFLKVHPNIKDSERYRLCKTIDCQKLSQEACSHAAQNERLPVQMAVQVLYFEQIRLRNAMNGGHNQFFFGAINGQFPQRSSSGAGSGAISPRDNYASVRRENRELKLEVARMRMRLTDLEKDHVSMKQELVRTHPANKLFKSFTRKLGKLNSLFRINGLKPKGGKSNSEARFLLQKRRRHSVS; this is encoded by the exons ATGGGTGTTGTTACGGTTGCTGAATTGAAGCCTAGCATATCAGGGAAGAGATCATTTCGTCCAAGTTCTAGCATAAGGCATGCTACTGAATG TTCCACTTCAATCATTCTACCATCTTGCAGGCCAATTTCGGATGTTTCTAGCGATCTTACTGTTGAAATTGGAGCATCAAGCTTTGCACTTCACAAG TTCCCTCTTGTATCTCGGAGTGGAAGAATTCGAAAACTGTTGTTAGAAGCAAAAGATTCAAAAGTTTCACGCATCAATATACCTGCTGTTCCGGGTGGAGCAGAAGCCTTTGAACTTGCTGCAAAGTTCTGCTATGGCGTAAATGTTGATATTACACTGTCAAATGTTGCTATACTATTGTGTGCAGCGCATTTCCTGGAAATGACAGAAGATTTTGCAGAGAAAAACCTGGAAGCTCGAGCTGAAGCTTATTTAAAGGAGATGGTGCTCCCAAACATATCGAGttcgatttgtgttcttcatcgcTGTGAAGTACTATTGCCTATATCAGAAGAGATCAACCTAGTTAGCAGACTTGTCAATGCAATTGCAAGCAATGCGTGCAAAGAGCAGCTCACCTCTGGCTTGCTAAAACTTGACCATAACTTCCCAGCAAAACAAGCAAACATCGAACCTGAAACACCATCAGAATGGTGGGGCAAAGCACTCACAGTTCTCAATCTTGATTTCTTCCAACGAGTTTTATCTGCAGTAAAATCAAAGGGTCTGAAACAGGATATGATTAGCAAGATTTTGATAAATTATGCTCATAATTCTCTTCAAGGCCTCGTTGTAAGAGACCCTCATTTGGTTAAAGGAAGTCTCCTGGATTTGGAGTTGCAGAAGAAACAAAGGGTCATTGTTGAAGCAATAGTTAGCTTATTACCAACCCAATCAAGGAAGAGTCCAGTACCAATGGCCTTTCTTTCAAGTTTGTTGAAAACTGCAATAGCAGCATCAGCAACTACTTCTTGCAGATCCGATTTGGAGAGGAGGATTGGTCTTCAATTGGATCAGGCAATTCTTGAAGATATCCTAATTCCAGCAAATTCACATGGAAACAGCCACAGCACCATGTATGACGCAGATTCAATCTTGAGGATCTTCTCCATGTTCCTTAACTTGGATGAAGATGATGACGAAGACAATCACTTGCGGGATGAAAGTGAGATGGTTTATGATTTTGACAGTCCTGGATCTCCTAAACAGAGCTCAATTCTTAAGGTATCAAAGTTACTGGACAACTATCTTGCAGAAGTTGCACTAGACTCAAACTTGATGCCATCAAAATTCATAGCACTAGCAGAAGTACTTCCAGACCATGCTCGTATAGTCAGTGATGGATTGTACAGAGCTGTGGATATCTTTCTCAAA GTTCATCCAAACATTAAAGATTCTGAAAGATACAGACTGTGCAAAACAATAGACTGTCAGAAACTATCTCAGGAAGCCTGCAGCCACGCAGCGCAAAACGAAAGATTACCGGTACAGATGGCAGTGCAGGTGCTATATTTCGAGCAGATAAGGCTGAGGAATGCAATGAATGGAGGGCACAACCAGTTTTTCTTCGGAGCAATAAACGGTCAATTCCCTCAAAGGTCGAGCAGTGGAGCAGGAAGTGGAGCTATTTCTCCGAGAGACAATTATGCATCAGTAAGAAGAGAGAACCGAGAGCTGAAGCTTGAAGTTGCAAGAATGAGGATGAGACTGACAGACCTTGAAAAGGATCACGTGTCAATGAAACAAGAGCTTGTAAGGACTCATCCTGCGAATAAGCTGTTCAAATCATTCACCAGAAAATTAGGCAAGTTGAATTCGTTATTCAGAATAAACGGTCTAAAGCCAAAAGGGGGCAAGTCTAATTCAGAAGCAAGATTCTTGCTTCAGAAAAGAAGGCGTCATTCGGTTTCCTGA
- the LOC110634607 gene encoding BTB/POZ domain-containing protein At1g03010-like isoform X3: MVSKMGVQVYSRTSYMVSKLLTLTNMPISDVSSDLTVEIGASSFALHKFPLVSRSGRIRKLLLEAKDSKVSRINIPAVPGGAEAFELAAKFCYGVNVDITLSNVAILLCAAHFLEMTEDFAEKNLEARAEAYLKEMVLPNISSSICVLHRCEVLLPISEEINLVSRLVNAIASNACKEQLTSGLLKLDHNFPAKQANIEPETPSEWWGKALTVLNLDFFQRVLSAVKSKGLKQDMISKILINYAHNSLQGLVVRDPHLVKGSLLDLELQKKQRVIVEAIVSLLPTQSRKSPVPMAFLSSLLKTAIAASATTSCRSDLERRIGLQLDQAILEDILIPANSHGNSHSTMYDADSILRIFSMFLNLDEDDDEDNHLRDESEMVYDFDSPGSPKQSSILKVSKLLDNYLAEVALDSNLMPSKFIALAEVLPDHARIVSDGLYRAVDIFLKVHPNIKDSERYRLCKTIDCQKLSQEACSHAAQNERLPVQMAVQVLYFEQIRLRNAMNGGHNQFFFGAINGQFPQRSSSGAGSGAISPRDNYASVRRENRELKLEVARMRMRLTDLEKDHVSMKQELVRTHPANKLFKSFTRKLGKLNSLFRINGLKPKGGKSNSEARFLLQKRRRHSVS; this comes from the exons ATGGTTTCAAAAATGGGAGTTCAGGTCTACAGTAGAACCTCCTATATGGTCTCTAAATTATTAACACTAACAAACAT GCCAATTTCGGATGTTTCTAGCGATCTTACTGTTGAAATTGGAGCATCAAGCTTTGCACTTCACAAG TTCCCTCTTGTATCTCGGAGTGGAAGAATTCGAAAACTGTTGTTAGAAGCAAAAGATTCAAAAGTTTCACGCATCAATATACCTGCTGTTCCGGGTGGAGCAGAAGCCTTTGAACTTGCTGCAAAGTTCTGCTATGGCGTAAATGTTGATATTACACTGTCAAATGTTGCTATACTATTGTGTGCAGCGCATTTCCTGGAAATGACAGAAGATTTTGCAGAGAAAAACCTGGAAGCTCGAGCTGAAGCTTATTTAAAGGAGATGGTGCTCCCAAACATATCGAGttcgatttgtgttcttcatcgcTGTGAAGTACTATTGCCTATATCAGAAGAGATCAACCTAGTTAGCAGACTTGTCAATGCAATTGCAAGCAATGCGTGCAAAGAGCAGCTCACCTCTGGCTTGCTAAAACTTGACCATAACTTCCCAGCAAAACAAGCAAACATCGAACCTGAAACACCATCAGAATGGTGGGGCAAAGCACTCACAGTTCTCAATCTTGATTTCTTCCAACGAGTTTTATCTGCAGTAAAATCAAAGGGTCTGAAACAGGATATGATTAGCAAGATTTTGATAAATTATGCTCATAATTCTCTTCAAGGCCTCGTTGTAAGAGACCCTCATTTGGTTAAAGGAAGTCTCCTGGATTTGGAGTTGCAGAAGAAACAAAGGGTCATTGTTGAAGCAATAGTTAGCTTATTACCAACCCAATCAAGGAAGAGTCCAGTACCAATGGCCTTTCTTTCAAGTTTGTTGAAAACTGCAATAGCAGCATCAGCAACTACTTCTTGCAGATCCGATTTGGAGAGGAGGATTGGTCTTCAATTGGATCAGGCAATTCTTGAAGATATCCTAATTCCAGCAAATTCACATGGAAACAGCCACAGCACCATGTATGACGCAGATTCAATCTTGAGGATCTTCTCCATGTTCCTTAACTTGGATGAAGATGATGACGAAGACAATCACTTGCGGGATGAAAGTGAGATGGTTTATGATTTTGACAGTCCTGGATCTCCTAAACAGAGCTCAATTCTTAAGGTATCAAAGTTACTGGACAACTATCTTGCAGAAGTTGCACTAGACTCAAACTTGATGCCATCAAAATTCATAGCACTAGCAGAAGTACTTCCAGACCATGCTCGTATAGTCAGTGATGGATTGTACAGAGCTGTGGATATCTTTCTCAAA GTTCATCCAAACATTAAAGATTCTGAAAGATACAGACTGTGCAAAACAATAGACTGTCAGAAACTATCTCAGGAAGCCTGCAGCCACGCAGCGCAAAACGAAAGATTACCGGTACAGATGGCAGTGCAGGTGCTATATTTCGAGCAGATAAGGCTGAGGAATGCAATGAATGGAGGGCACAACCAGTTTTTCTTCGGAGCAATAAACGGTCAATTCCCTCAAAGGTCGAGCAGTGGAGCAGGAAGTGGAGCTATTTCTCCGAGAGACAATTATGCATCAGTAAGAAGAGAGAACCGAGAGCTGAAGCTTGAAGTTGCAAGAATGAGGATGAGACTGACAGACCTTGAAAAGGATCACGTGTCAATGAAACAAGAGCTTGTAAGGACTCATCCTGCGAATAAGCTGTTCAAATCATTCACCAGAAAATTAGGCAAGTTGAATTCGTTATTCAGAATAAACGGTCTAAAGCCAAAAGGGGGCAAGTCTAATTCAGAAGCAAGATTCTTGCTTCAGAAAAGAAGGCGTCATTCGGTTTCCTGA
- the LOC110634607 gene encoding BTB/POZ domain-containing protein At1g03010-like isoform X2: protein MGVVTVAELKPSISGKRSFRPSSSIRHATEWPISDVSSDLTVEIGASSFALHKFPLVSRSGRIRKLLLEAKDSKVSRINIPAVPGGAEAFELAAKFCYGVNVDITLSNVAILLCAAHFLEMTEDFAEKNLEARAEAYLKEMVLPNISSSICVLHRCEVLLPISEEINLVSRLVNAIASNACKEQLTSGLLKLDHNFPAKQANIEPETPSEWWGKALTVLNLDFFQRVLSAVKSKGLKQDMISKILINYAHNSLQGLVVRDPHLVKGSLLDLELQKKQRVIVEAIVSLLPTQSRKSPVPMAFLSSLLKTAIAASATTSCRSDLERRIGLQLDQAILEDILIPANSHGNSHSTMYDADSILRIFSMFLNLDEDDDEDNHLRDESEMVYDFDSPGSPKQSSILKVSKLLDNYLAEVALDSNLMPSKFIALAEVLPDHARIVSDGLYRAVDIFLKVHPNIKDSERYRLCKTIDCQKLSQEACSHAAQNERLPVQMAVQVLYFEQIRLRNAMNGGHNQFFFGAINGQFPQRSSSGAGSGAISPRDNYASVRRENRELKLEVARMRMRLTDLEKDHVSMKQELVRTHPANKLFKSFTRKLGKLNSLFRINGLKPKGGKSNSEARFLLQKRRRHSVS from the exons ATGGGTGTTGTTACGGTTGCTGAATTGAAGCCTAGCATATCAGGGAAGAGATCATTTCGTCCAAGTTCTAGCATAAGGCATGCTACTGAATG GCCAATTTCGGATGTTTCTAGCGATCTTACTGTTGAAATTGGAGCATCAAGCTTTGCACTTCACAAG TTCCCTCTTGTATCTCGGAGTGGAAGAATTCGAAAACTGTTGTTAGAAGCAAAAGATTCAAAAGTTTCACGCATCAATATACCTGCTGTTCCGGGTGGAGCAGAAGCCTTTGAACTTGCTGCAAAGTTCTGCTATGGCGTAAATGTTGATATTACACTGTCAAATGTTGCTATACTATTGTGTGCAGCGCATTTCCTGGAAATGACAGAAGATTTTGCAGAGAAAAACCTGGAAGCTCGAGCTGAAGCTTATTTAAAGGAGATGGTGCTCCCAAACATATCGAGttcgatttgtgttcttcatcgcTGTGAAGTACTATTGCCTATATCAGAAGAGATCAACCTAGTTAGCAGACTTGTCAATGCAATTGCAAGCAATGCGTGCAAAGAGCAGCTCACCTCTGGCTTGCTAAAACTTGACCATAACTTCCCAGCAAAACAAGCAAACATCGAACCTGAAACACCATCAGAATGGTGGGGCAAAGCACTCACAGTTCTCAATCTTGATTTCTTCCAACGAGTTTTATCTGCAGTAAAATCAAAGGGTCTGAAACAGGATATGATTAGCAAGATTTTGATAAATTATGCTCATAATTCTCTTCAAGGCCTCGTTGTAAGAGACCCTCATTTGGTTAAAGGAAGTCTCCTGGATTTGGAGTTGCAGAAGAAACAAAGGGTCATTGTTGAAGCAATAGTTAGCTTATTACCAACCCAATCAAGGAAGAGTCCAGTACCAATGGCCTTTCTTTCAAGTTTGTTGAAAACTGCAATAGCAGCATCAGCAACTACTTCTTGCAGATCCGATTTGGAGAGGAGGATTGGTCTTCAATTGGATCAGGCAATTCTTGAAGATATCCTAATTCCAGCAAATTCACATGGAAACAGCCACAGCACCATGTATGACGCAGATTCAATCTTGAGGATCTTCTCCATGTTCCTTAACTTGGATGAAGATGATGACGAAGACAATCACTTGCGGGATGAAAGTGAGATGGTTTATGATTTTGACAGTCCTGGATCTCCTAAACAGAGCTCAATTCTTAAGGTATCAAAGTTACTGGACAACTATCTTGCAGAAGTTGCACTAGACTCAAACTTGATGCCATCAAAATTCATAGCACTAGCAGAAGTACTTCCAGACCATGCTCGTATAGTCAGTGATGGATTGTACAGAGCTGTGGATATCTTTCTCAAA GTTCATCCAAACATTAAAGATTCTGAAAGATACAGACTGTGCAAAACAATAGACTGTCAGAAACTATCTCAGGAAGCCTGCAGCCACGCAGCGCAAAACGAAAGATTACCGGTACAGATGGCAGTGCAGGTGCTATATTTCGAGCAGATAAGGCTGAGGAATGCAATGAATGGAGGGCACAACCAGTTTTTCTTCGGAGCAATAAACGGTCAATTCCCTCAAAGGTCGAGCAGTGGAGCAGGAAGTGGAGCTATTTCTCCGAGAGACAATTATGCATCAGTAAGAAGAGAGAACCGAGAGCTGAAGCTTGAAGTTGCAAGAATGAGGATGAGACTGACAGACCTTGAAAAGGATCACGTGTCAATGAAACAAGAGCTTGTAAGGACTCATCCTGCGAATAAGCTGTTCAAATCATTCACCAGAAAATTAGGCAAGTTGAATTCGTTATTCAGAATAAACGGTCTAAAGCCAAAAGGGGGCAAGTCTAATTCAGAAGCAAGATTCTTGCTTCAGAAAAGAAGGCGTCATTCGGTTTCCTGA